The genomic interval GACACCCCGTTCGGCACCATCGGTTTCGGTCGTTTCATCAGCCCGAACTGGTCGATCGACGGTGAGCTGAACTATCAGAACCCTGGTTTCGACAGCAGCGTCGAGGGTGCGAACCCTGACCTGAACTGGAGCCAGTACGGCGCCTCGATCGACTTCCGCTACCACTTCATCTCCGAAGGCCGTGGCTGGAACCCCTACCTGCTCGCAGGCGTCGGCTACCAGCGTTCGGAAGAAGAGTTCAACGCGTTCCCGAGCCCGAACTCGCCTGGCGAGCGTAAGGATGGCAACTTCGCTGCCAAGGTCGGTGCCGGTCTGCAGACCACCTTCGACAAGCGCGTCGCCGTGCGCGCCGAAATCGCCTACCGCGCTGATTTCGACGACAGCAGCATCGCCGCCAACGGTCCGCGTGACTGGGCCGGCTACCCGCACAACGCCAACGAGAGCTACTTCGGCGACGTGCTGGCCTCGGTCGGTGTCGTGGTGCCGCTCGGCCCGCCGCCGGCGCCTCCGGCTCCCCCGGCTCCGCCGCCGCCGCCGCCGGCTCCCGCCCCGGCTCCGCCGCCGCCGGCTCCGATCACCATCGATCTGAACGGCGTGAACTTCGACTTCGATCGTTCGACGCTGCGTCCTGACGCGGTGGCGATCCTGAACGAGGCCGTCGAGATCCTGCGTCGCTACCCCGAACTGCGCGTCGAAGTTGCAGGCCACACGGACTCGAAGGGTCCGGATGCCTACAACCAGCGCCTGTCGGAGCGCCGTGCGAAGGCCGTGTACGACTTCCTGACCAGCAACGGCATCACTGCCGATCGCCTGGTGGGTCCGGTCGGCTACGGCGAGAGCCGTCCGATTGCGCCGAACACCAACCCGGATGGTTCGGACAACCCGGAAGGCCGCGCGCGCAACCGCCGCACCGAGCTGAACGTCCAGAACTAAT from Luteimonas sp. S4-F44 carries:
- a CDS encoding OmpA family protein; protein product: MNKKLLCAALLGGLGLVQAANAQEFDDRWYLTGSVGYNFQAEDRRTDDTPFGTIGFGRFISPNWSIDGELNYQNPGFDSSVEGANPDLNWSQYGASIDFRYHFISEGRGWNPYLLAGVGYQRSEEEFNAFPSPNSPGERKDGNFAAKVGAGLQTTFDKRVAVRAEIAYRADFDDSSIAANGPRDWAGYPHNANESYFGDVLASVGVVVPLGPPPAPPAPPAPPPPPPAPAPAPPPPAPITIDLNGVNFDFDRSTLRPDAVAILNEAVEILRRYPELRVEVAGHTDSKGPDAYNQRLSERRAKAVYDFLTSNGITADRLVGPVGYGESRPIAPNTNPDGSDNPEGRARNRRTELNVQN